Proteins co-encoded in one Pieris napi chromosome 10, ilPieNapi1.2, whole genome shotgun sequence genomic window:
- the LOC125053315 gene encoding uncharacterized protein LOC125053315 — MYCCKELKLLYAIVVLLLEAELLVNIGAMESKRSSILVTQNPDDLKALELCTTRNQQRLGSVFGNFTRHHKKGHRRRTTSTSTTTETTMHSTTDFETEFTSEYSTAYPKLPKPLRLSLDIDYDVHNINVEDHQRHKHDSLDRELELEMDETVLSKSFNKAKKMYRDSAASAVNKLSAKTSKNGIFLTDNCTTVIAQIGTTAILHCEVSDITENTVTWIRRKDYSLLSVGLVTYSADNRFFSAHGRHVKDWALHIRFATSADGGFYECQVPTHPPTSIFFKLVLVAAYAEIVGESEKIIHEGSMLKLICVVKRSTEPPSYVFWYFENRMINYDLNGVSVHNGRHTSELVIGKAEPRHAGNYTCVPANARAASVTVHVVQSETPAAMQHGNNYATKNIHYLKLLLTVLSLRIIIQQISHEFG; from the exons ATGTATTGCTGTAAAGAACTAAAACTACTCTATGCCATTGTTGTTCTATTATTAGAAGCTGAATTGTTAGTGAACATAGGTGCTATGGAGTCGAAGAGGTCTTCCATACTCGTAACTCAAAATCCGGATGATTTGAAGGCGTTAGAACTTTGTACGACACGAAATCAACAGAGGCTTGGCAGTGTCTTTGGGAATTTTACAAGGCATCACAAAAAAg GTCATAGAAGAAGAACAACATCCACCAGCACAACAACAGAAACGACAATGCACTCGACAACAGATTTTGAAACAGAATTCACAAGTGAATATAGCACAGCATATCCAAAGTTACCTAAACCATTACGACTAAGTCTAGACATTGATTACGATGTACATAACATAAATGTAGAAGATCATCAAAGGCATAAACACGATAGTTTAGATAGAGAATTAGAATTAGAAATGGATGAAACAGTATTATCTAAATCTTTCAATAAGGCTAAGAAAATGTATAGAGACTCAGCCGCATCtgctgttaataaattaagtgcAAAAACTAGTAAGAATGGTATATTTTTGACTGACAACTGCACGACGGTTATAGCCCAAATCGGAACAACGGCTATATTACACTGTGAAGTTAGTGATATTACAGAGAATACG GTGACCTGGATTCGGCGGAAAGACTACTCACTGCTATCCGTCGGTCTAGTTACGTATAGCGCTGATAACAGGTTTTTCTCCGCTCACGGACGACATGTTAAG GATTGGGCGTTACATATCCGGTTTGCGACATCAGCGGATGGGGGCTTCTACGAGTGCCAGGTCCCCACACATCCGCCAACGAGCATTTTCTTCAAACTTGTACTAGTGG ctGCCTACGCAGAAATTGTGGGTGAATCAGAAAAGATAATTCATGAGGGTTCCATGCTAAAGCTTATCTGTGTCGTGAAAAGATCTACTGAACCACCTTCTTACGTCTTCTGGTACTTCGAGAACAGAATgataaattatgatttaa ATGGCGTGAGTGTCCACAATGGCAGGCACACCAGTGAGCTTGTGATTGGTAAAGCTGAACCTCGCCACGCCGGAAATTACACTTGCGTACCAGCCAACGCGCGCGCAGCGTCTGTAACTGTACATGTAGTGCAAA GCGAAACACCAGCGGCGATGCAACACGGCAACAACTATGCAACAAAGAATATCCACTACTTAAAACTTTTACTTACGGTGTTATCACTGAGAATTATTATTCAGCAAATCTCCCACGAGTTTGGATAA